DNA from Acidobacteriota bacterium:
ATGAGACGGATGCCGTCCCGCAGGCGCCGTCGCGCGACGCGGGCCGAAATCACGACGTCGGGCAGGAACTGATAGCCCGTCCCCAACTGGAGTTCGCGGACCCGGCCCGGACGGAGATGCGGATCGACCGCCGCACTCGCGAAGTCGAGGCCGGCGCCGCTGTAATCGCCGGTCGCGTCCAGCGTCGCGACCGCGTCGAGGTCGGAGCGACCCGCCCGCGGCCGGGAGACGTCAATGTGCCACCAGGCGGCGCCGCCGTAGACCTTCCATCTTCCGCGGCCGGCGACGTCCCAGACGAACGCGAGCCGCGGTTCCGTGCGGTCGTCGAATTCGAGGTCAATGGGGCCCACCTGTTCCTCTTCAGCGCGAAGTCCGCCGTGCAGGGTCAGGTGCCTCCTGAAGGCGCCGCCCACGCGCCATGCGTCCTGCACGTAGAGGGCGCGCTTCTCCTGCCGCAGGCCGGCGGCGCCGAGCGGTCTACCGCTCCAGGCGTCGAGCCTGCCGCCCGGAAAGCGCAGCATCCGTCCGGAGCCCTGGGAACGGACGAGCTCCAGGCTGCTCCGGGAGTCCTGGATGCCAATCTCCAGCGTGTGGTCGAAGAGGAAGAACGACGGCTCCACCGCCCAGTTCCGGCGTTCCGCAGCGCGACGGACCCGGCCCGCCGGCGCGGCCTCGTACCAACCCGCCAGCCGCCCGGAGGCGGGCGCCACGAAGTACAGACCCGCGTCTTGCCAGGGGTCGCCGTCCTCGATGAAGTCGGATCGACCGCCGAACACGCGCAACCACAGGCGGTCGGTGACTCCCCACTCGACGTTGAGGCTGGTCGTCTGCCGTCGCGACCGGTCGCTCTCGATTCCGTCCAGCGACGGAAGGATCTCGAGTGCCGGTCGCCGGCCGTCGAGGTCGCCGGATCCGGCATGGTGCTTCAGGGTCAGGTTGCTGGCCGAGCCGGCCCACCAGTCGAGCTTGCCGACCGACTGTTCGATCGTCTCGACCCAGGTCATCGGCGCGCCCGCACCGAACAGGCTCTCCGTGCCGCGGGTGCGGCTTCTCGAGTAGCCGCCGAATGCACGGGCCCGCTTGTCCCGCAGCGGGCCGCCGGCAAAGACGGTCGCCTCGTCGCCCTCGATGCGTCTACGGTCCCTGCCGCCGGCCGGCGATTCTCCGGCAGCGAACAGGCGCAGGGCGAGCCGCTCGCCGTTGTCGAGCGGTTCGACCGTCGACCAGCCGCCGTTCACCTGCCATTCGGTCCCGCCCGAGCGAGTGATCAGGTCGATGTGGGGTCCTGCCATCGTCGCCGCCAGTTCCATCGTCCAGACGCGCACCTGATCCACCCAGCGGGGATCGATGGCGGTCGACCCCGGTTCGCGAAGCGCGCTCTCCTGACCGTCGACGCGGTAGTTGGCGAAGCCGGGCGGCCAGCCGTTGACCGCGATGTCCGAGTCCAGCGCGTCCAGGCCAGAGGCGAGGTCCAGGTTGAGCGCCGCCACGGGACCGGGTAGCTGCCGCAGGTCGTCGCCCGCCAGGACGTTCCCGTCGCTGCCGGTGACCACGTCGAGCAAAGGCGAGGAGACGAGGTCGAGCGCCGACTCACTGCCCGCCCTCATCTGGAAGTCCACACGCAGCACGCCGCCCGCGACCAGGATCAGGTTCTCGACCACGGACGTCGCGTAGCCGTCCACGGTCGCCTCGACGTAGTAATCGCCCGGAGGCAGGCCCGGCGCCCGGAAACTGCCGCCGCGACCGGCGCGAACGGTCTGGGTGCTGTGCAACTGGTCACCGGTGATCCTGATCTCGGCGCCGGGCAACGGGACGTCGGTCGTGGCGTCGCGCACCTGGCCGTTGATCTCGCCGTTCAGACCGGCGGAAGCCGGGCGCGGCCAGAGAAGAGCCATGCCGGCGAGCGCCACAACGAGCACGGTCGACACCGCTGGCGCCGCCGACAGTCGACTCGGTTCGCGTTTCGGCAGGAGCAGGGAAGCACAGGCGGACACCAGACCGACGACGGCGCCGGCCTGCAGCACAGACGTCAGTTCGAAACGATCGGCGAGTCCTCCGATTCCCCAGGTGGCAAGCCCGCCCGTCGCGAACAGGAAGCCGAGCGCCGTTCCCGAAGCCAGACCCCGGCGCCAGGGCAGCAGTTCCTGGGCCATGACGATCAGGATGGAGTGCGACGCCCCGAGCAACGCTCCGCACGGCAGGACGACGGCGAAGATGAGGCTCCCGGAGCCCGGCACCAGGGCCAGCAGCAGGGAACCCAGCAGCGTGGTCAGGAAGACGACGGGACGCCGCCCCCAACGGTCGGCCCAGGCCCCCGCCAGCACCGCGGTCACGGCGCCTCCGAGCAGGAACAGCCCGCTGGCGAGCCCCTGGGCCGAGGAGCTGTACCCCTGCTGGCTCAAGAGGAGAGGCAGGAACGCCATCGTTCCGAACATGGCCCAGGAACGGCTGGCGAACACCACCGCCAGGAGAGCGATGACGCCGCCGCGCACCGGGCGCCGCCGGCTGGCCCGCGTTTCCGGCGCAGCGGGCGGAGTCTCATCGGCCGACCGCACCTGGCCGGGCGCGCGATGGAGCCGCCGCGGGCCCATCGCGAACACCATGAAGATCGGTACGGGCACTGCCAGGAGCACGAGCCAGTAGATCCCGTTGAGCCCCGCCCGATCGAGAGCCAGCCCCGCCAGAAGCGGCCCGGTGGTGAGCCCGAGCTGACCGCAGAAGAAGAAGATGGCCGTGAACGTGGCCGAACGGGCGAGGTTCACCGTACTGGAGTGCATGACTCCCAAGGGATGAAAGGCGCCTGAGGCAACCGCCGCGAGCGCGAACGGGACGAGGAACAGCAGGAACCTCCCCGTGGCGGCGGCCGCATAGACCGCCAGCGCCATGCAGGCCAGGTTGAAGGCGACGCTGAACGGTCCGAGAAAGCGGCTGCCGACCCGATCGACCAGCCAGCCGAACGCCGGCTGGGTAGTGCCGGCCAGGACCTGGAACAGGCCCACGGCCAGCCCGATCTGGGCGGCGCTGAGACCGAGCGGCGCCTGGAGGAAGGCCAGCAGCACCGGCCCCATGCTGTTGAAGATGTCGATCCCGAGGTGACCTATGGTCACCGCCGCGAAGATTCGTCGCCCGTTCATGGCGAACCGATCCCGGCGTGAGCGTAGGTCACCGCCGCGAAGATCCGTCGCCCGTTCATAGGGAACCGATGCCGGTGTGAGGGTACGTCACCGCGGCGAAGATGCGCCGGCCGTTCATCCGCGGCCCGCTACCCGCCCGCGGGCGCGTCCCCTCTTGGTGCGCTGACGTCGCCGCCCCGGCGCGGATCCGCCACGCCAAGCAGGCTCGACCCCTCTACCAGGACCGCGGACACGTCCCCGCTCAGGCCGCGCTCGACCAGCTCGTGGCCCCTCGCCGCCAGAGCCTCGAGCGTCTCGGCGGCAAGACCGCCTTCCTCGTAGAACACCTGGTCCGGCCACGCCTGGTGATGCACCCGCGGACTCTCGACCGCCTGCCGCAGCCCCATTCCGTGGTCGATGACGTTCGAGATCACGTGGTAGACGGTGGTGATGATCGTCGGGCCGCCGGGTGTGCCGACGACCATCATCAGTTCGCCCTCGAGGTCGAGCACAATGCTCGGGGTCATGGACGACAACATCCGCTTGCCCGGGACGATGGCGTTGTTCTCGCCCTCGACCAGGCCGAACTGGTTCGGCTGACCCGGCGAGGCGGCGAAGTCGTCCATCTCGTTGTTCAGCAGGAAACCGGCGCCGGTGACGGTGACGGCGTTGCCGAAGCCGCTGTTGATCGTCGTCGTGACCGACGCCGCGTTGCCCCAGCGGTCGACCACGGAGTAGTGGGTCGTCTCGGTGCTCTCCGCGGGCGGCGCGACCTCGATCGGCGGCAGCGGCCGCGCTCTCTCGGGATCGATCCGGGCCCGCAGCCCGTCGGCGTAGTCCTGCGACTCGAACTGCCCGCGCGGTACGTCGACGAAGTCCGGGTCGCCGAGCAGGGTGTTTCGGTCCCGGAACGCGAGCCGCATGGCTTCGGCCTCCAGGTGGATCAGGTCGGGACTGCCGAACGGCGGCAGGGGATCCCAGCCCTCGAGGATGTTCAGGATCAGGCCCAGGGTCAGGCCGCCGGAAGAAACCGGCGGCATCGAGTAGATCGTGTGTCCGCGGTAGGCGACCTCGACCGGCTCGCGCCACACCGGCGCGTAGTCCTCGAGGTCCTGGAGCGAGATGAGCCCCACGCCGCGCTCCATCTCAGCGACGATCAGGTCGGCAACGCGGCCGCGATAAAAGCCGTCCGGACCCTGGTCCGCGATCGCCTGAAGCGTGGCCGCGAGGTCTGGCTGTTCCAGCATCGCCCCCGGTGGCGGTGCCTCGCCATCGACCAGGAACTGCATCGCGCTGGCCGGGAACCGGTTGAGGCGCGGCGCGGCCGACTCCAGACTCCGCGATCGCGGCTCGTCGATCTCGTGGCTCCGGGCCAACTCGACCGCCGGTGCGACCAGGTCGCTCCAGGGCAGGGATCCGTACGTCCGGTGCATCTCCCAGAGCCCGGCCACCGAACCCGGCACGCCGGCCGCGAGGTGACCGACAACCGCGCTCTCCGCGACCTTGCCTTCATCGTCCAGAAACATGTCGCGGGTCGCCGCACCCGGCGCCTTCTCGCGGTAGTCCAGCGCACGGACTTCGCCGTCGTTCGACCGGTAGATCAGAAACCCGCCGCCGCCGATGTTGCCGGCGGCGGGCAGGACCGCGGCGAGCGCGAAGCCGACAGCTACGGCGGCGTCGATAGCGTTTCCGCCCTGTTCCAGAACCCCGGCGCCGACGTCGGAGGCGAGGCCGTGGCCGCTGACGACCATGCCGTGTGCGCCCTCAGCCGCCGGCGCCGTGCCGCCGAGACCCCAGGACGACTGTCCCGAAGCAGCTTCTCGTACCGCCTCGGGCCCCGCGCAGGAAACGCCGAGCAGGAACGCGGCGACCAGAACGCCTGCAACCGGGCGGCGAGCGAGCGGACGCGAGGCAATGGTCGCGAGCCGGCTCATCGCGGGAGGCACGGTATCAAAGCAGCCGGATACGCTTGTTCCATCCCTGCCCGGAGACGGCCTCCCTACACCGGAGAAGAACCATGCAGACCAAGCTCCCCGAGCTGACGATCGGCATTGAGGAGGAGTACCAGATCATCGACCCCGAAACCCGGGAGTTGAAGCCCTTCATCCAAGAGTTCCTGGAGCAGGGACAGATCGTGCTCCAGGAGCAGATCAAGGCGGAGCAGCTGCAGTGCCAGGTCGAGGTCGGCAGCGAGGTCTGCCGCTCGATCGACGAGGCCCGCCAGGAGCTCATCCGGCTGCGGCGCTCGATCGGACACCTGGCGTCGCGGAACGGCCTCCGCATCGCGGCCGCCAGCACCCATCCGTTCTCCTCCTGGCAGGAACAGGACGTCACGGAGGCGGAGCGCTACGTCACGATGCAGGAGACCTTCGGCGACGTTGCACGGCGACTGCTGATCTTCGGCATGCACGTCCACATAGGCATTCCCGATCGCAACCTGCGAATGGACATCATGGACCAGTCGCTCTACTTCCTTCCCCACCTACTGGCGCTGTCGACGAGCTCGCCACTCTGGCAGGGGCGGGACACCGGGCTCAAGTCCTATCGGTCCGTGATCTTCGAGAGCCTGCCCCGCTCGGGCCTGCCGCCTTCGCTCCGGTCCTATGCCGAGTACGAGCGGCTGGTCGACGTCCTGGTGCAGACGAGGTGCATCGAGGAGCCGACCCAGATCTGGTGGGACGTCCGCCCCCACCCCAAGTTCCCGACGATCGAGTTTCGCGTCTGCGACGTATGCACGAAGATCGACGAGGCGCTGTGCCTCACCGCGCTTCTGATGGCGATCGTGGCCAAACTGATCCGGTTGCGCAGGAACAACCAGGCGTGGCGCCGCTATCCGCGCCACCTGATCTACGAGAACAAGTGGCGCGCCATGCGCTACGGCATCGACGGCAAGCTGATCGACTTCGGCAAGGGCGAGGAGGTGCCGCTACGGTTCCTGACCCTGGAACTGCTCGAGTTCGTCGACGACGTGCTCGACGAACTCGGCGTCCGCAAGGAAGCCGAGTACGTCCACACGATCCTCGCCGAAGGCACCAGCGCCGACCGCCAGATCGCCCGCGCCGAAGGGGGCAACCTCCACGCCGTCGTCGACGGCCTGATCGAAGAGACCCGCGAAGGCTGCGACTGATCGTTGGTGACCCGTCTGCGGCCCGGTCCGGAGGGGAGGGTCCCGGACGGACGCTCACCCCCTCTTGGTGAGTGGAGGGATGGGGGTTCGCTTCGGTCGACTTCGCTCCGACTCGATGTCGGTTGATGCAGCAACGTGGGCAGTCGCTCGTCTCTAGCCCGCCGGGACCCTCCCCTCCGGACCGAGCCGCAGACTAGACGTCGTTGCACACTGGGTGCGCCGGCGCCCCCGCCGGCTGCCGCCACAGGCGGCCAGAAAGACGCGCCGCGAAGCGGCGACCGCATTGGCGGACCCTAGAGAGAGTCCTGGGGTGTGCCGCGCGACGGCCGAGCCATGAACAGCGGAACCACTGCGAGGAGGGAGAAGAAGAGGAGAGCAGGCGCGAGAAAGCCAGGCCAGATCCAGATCCTGTTGCCGCCCGCAGCACTCTCGTACGTCGGCACGGGGACCGCGCCCTCCTGCTGCAGCCGCCGGACCCGGTCCGGCGGGAAGGCGTGGCGCAGGCTGCCGTCGGGATTCCGTACTTCCTCCAGCACGGCCGGGTAGTAGCGGTTCAGGATTGCCTGTTCGGCCGCGGCGGTCGGCCAGTCCTCCGCGTCGAAGGCCTCGTTGCGGGCCTGGACGTGCCAGGCGGCCTCGGACAGGAAGTGGTCCTCGACCTGCCAGGGCTGGAAGGGTGGCGTCGGCGGCTGATTCGCGGGCCAGCGGGCGCGTCGGTCCTCGTTCAGGCTCTCGAGCCGCTCGGCGCTGTAGTTGCTGCGGAAGCTGCCGAGTTCCGGGTCGCTGATCCGGTGGCCGAGGTTCGTCAGGTCGACGAGGCCGACCGACGCCACGGCGAAGACGACCCACAAGCCAGCAAGCGCGCGGCGTTCGGCTGGGCTGGGCGCATCGGTGTCGAATCCGAACAGGCCCGCCCCGAAGACGACGCCGCAGCCGGCGGCGGAGGCGTTCAGCAGGCAGTCGTAGAAGTCGCCGGCGCGGACCCAGACCAGCCACTGGATGAACTCGTCGGCGATCCCGAGTAGGGAAGTCAGAACGGCGGCAGAGAACGCCGCCGCGATGGCCGATCGGCCGCCCCTGAGGAAGACCCGGTAGAGCAGCAGAGCGACCACTCCGTAGAGAACCAGGTGCATTCGCTCGAGAGCGGACTCTTCGGGGCGTCCGCGGGCGAGTGCTGTCGCCTGGACGGCCGCCCACAGCAGACCGAGCGCCATCGCGATCCAGTTCTTCCGTCGCAGGCGCCGTGCCGAACGAACCACCCAAACCACGAAGGCCGCCGCCGCGACCCAGAACAGGATCGTCGGGACGATCACAAGAAGCGAACGGTCGACGTCCTCCTGAATCCACCGGGTGAGCCGCCCCAGGAAGGGCGCCGAACCGACGATCCACAGGGCGATCAGGGCAGGTGCCGCGAAGCGGCGCATCGGCAGAGCACGCTAGCAGCCTGAGGGCGACACGGGTGTAGGCTCACGGCAGGAGGCAGGAGGGAACACATGGCAGAGCCAGCGCGAATCGACGCTCACACCACGGAAGGAGCCCCGCATCATCGTCCCGTCTCGGCGAACAGCGGCGGCGACCTGAGAGAGGCGCTCGACGATTTCCTCGAACTGAAGGAGATGGTCGCGGCCCAGGAGGCTGATCGTGCCCTGCACGATCAGCCGCAGATGGTCAGTCGCTTCTACGATGTCGTCACCAAGTTCTATGAGTACGGCTGGGGCCAGTCGTTCCATTTTTCCCCACGACGGTCCGGCGAGAGCCTCCGGGACGCCGTCCGCCGTCACGAGATCAGCATCGGCGAACTCCTGGCCCTCGGGCCAGGAACGAAGGTCGCCGACATCGGATGCGGCGTCGCCGGGCCGCTGGTCACGATCGCGAATTCCACGGGCGCCAGCATCACGGGGATCAACCTCAACGCGTACCAGATCGCGAGAGGCCAGCGATCGCTGCGCCGCGCCGGCCTTCAGGAAACATGCGGTTTCCTGCTCGCCAGCTTCATGGACGTGCCCGTCGACGACGGCTACTTCGACGCCGCCTATTCGTTCGAATCGACTTGCCACGCGCCCGACAAGACCCTCTGCTTCAAGGAGCTCTATCGGCTGCTCAGGCCGGGAGGCGAGCTTGCCCTGATCGACTGGTGCCTGACCGACAGCTTTGACGAGGACGACCCCATCCATCGCGACATTCGGGACCGACTCGAGTTCGGAAACGCCACGCCCAACCTGCTCACGACCTCCAGCCAACTCGACCTCGTTCGGGCCGTCGGTTTTGAGATTCTCTCGGGCCGTGACCAGGCGCTCGAGTGCGACCCCGACGCTCCCTGGTACCGCTCGCTCCAGGGGCGCGACCTTTCGCTCGCGTCGCTTGGGCGGATTCCCGCCGGCCGATGGTTCACGGCCAGGGCGACCAGCCTGCTGGAGCTGCTCCGCATCGCGCCGGCCGGCACCGGCGAGGCCGCCCGCATCCTCAACGTCGCGGCCGATTCCCTCGTCGAGGCCGGCGTGGCGGGCATCTTCACGCCGTCCTTCCTGATCCACGCGCGCAAACCGGGCGGCTCGGTCTCTTCGTAGCGGTTGGAGGTCCATCGTGGGCTTCAGGACTCGCCGTTCAAGGCACCGGGAACCCCAGACATCGGACGACCTGCGTCTCGCCAGCTACCCCCATCCCTATCCGGACGGCTGGTACCGGCTGATGACCTCGAAGTCGCTCCGGCGCGGGCAGATCCGCTACCTGGAGTGCCTGGGCCGCGCGCTGGTCGTGTGGCGCAGCCAAGACTCGGACGACGTGCACGCGATGCAAGCGTTCTGCCCCCACCTCGGCGCGAACCTCCGGCATGGCCGCGTCCGCGAGAACCGGATCGAGTGCCCGTTCCACAACTGGCAGTTCACCGGTGACGGCCGGGCCGCCTGCGTGCCCTACAGCGACAGCGCCCCGAGCCGCGTCGCGGCCGAGAGCTTTCCGGTACAGGACGTGCATGGGCAGATCTTCATGTACCACCGAAGCGGCGGCGCCAGACAGGAGGCGGGCGACGAGGTGCCGTACCCCGTCCCGCGGCTCCCGGAAGTCGACGAGGGGAGGTTCGCTTTCCGAGGCCACTACGACGCCGGCCGCGTCCACATGCACATCATCGAGTTCGTCGAGAATGCCGCCGACTTTGCCCACTTCATGTACATCCATGAGCAGATGAACGTTCCGTGGACCGGAATCCCGGTTCCCGGCATCAAGATAGAACACACGCCCGGCGTGGAGTTCCCGGAGGACCGGCCCTGGACGATGGACTTCCTCGACGAAGCCGTGCTCAAGTTCCGCGGCCGTCCTCTCGAGCGGACACGGACAAGGGCGCGGGCCACGTTCACGGGCGCGGCCAGCATCGTGAACTTCAGGTTCTTCATTCCCGACGCCGGAGAGATCGACCTGTGTCAAACGCACCTGCCGGTCGGGCCGCTCGAGCAACAGGTCGACTTCCACTGGTTCGCCGACCGAACGGTCCCGCGGCTGCTGGCCTGGTACGTCGTCGGCAACTGGATCTCCCAGTGGCGCCACGACATCCGGATCTGGGAGAACAAGACCTATCTCGACCACCCGACCCTCTGCCGCGACGACGGACCCGTAGTGCGCATGCGGCGCTGGTACCGGCAGTTCTTCCCGGATCCGCAACCGGCGGGGAAGCGACCCGGGATGCCGCAGCGGACGCCGAGCGAGCGTACTGAAGGCCGGCTGGTCGGTGCAGTCTCCAACTGACGTGCTGCGCTTTCTGACAGCCGCCTTGTGCGTCCATTTGACCGGCCTGACCGCACCGGCGCCGGCCGCCGACCCGGAGTCGAACCCGGTGGTCCGCATCGAGCGCTGGATCGAGGGCGGCGCCCGGGTCGACTGGTCCCGCCAAGGCGACTGGCTGGCCTACGACAAGGCCGGGGAGGACGGCCGCTACGACGTCTACATCACATCCACGGACCTTCTGGCCGAGCGCTGCCTGACATGCGACATGTACGCGCTGCGCAAGGACAACGCGATGAACCCGGTGTGGCATCCCTCGGGCGAACGGCTCATCGTGCAGGTCCAGAGCCACCCGAAGCGGCTCAAGTTCGTGGCCGATCCGCTGCGGCTCCTGACTCCCGACCGCGGCGTTCACAGCGAGCTCTACGACATCGACCGCAGGGGTGAGCACTTCACCCTGCTCACCCGGTTCGCGGCCAGCGGCTCGGCGGTGCTCGATCCCCACTTCGCCTTCGACAGCGACCGGCTGGTGTGGAGCGAGCGGATCAAGGCGCGCAAGGGGCGTTACGGCGCCTGGCAACTGCGCAGCGCCCAGTTCCAGGTCAACCGCAGCGGCATCGCCAAGCTGCGCAGGATCAGGACCTACGCGGTGCCGGTCGACGCGCTGATCGTCCCCCAGGGCCACACCCCCGACGACCGGGGCGCCCTGGTCGCGGCGAACCTGGAACCCGGGCAATCGCCCGACACGCTCGACCTCTACCGCCTGCGCTTCGACGGCGGCGAACCCGAGCGGCTCACCCACTCCCGGGGCGGCGCCGACGAGTACGCCCGCCTGTCGCCCACGGGCCGACACATCGCCTTCACGTCGAACGCCGGGATCCGCGGCACCGAGCCCGATCAGACCGTGCCTTCCTCAGCACGTCGCGAGCTGTGGCTGATGGACGCGGACGGCTCGAACAAGCGCCGGCTCACGTTCTTCAACGACCCGACCTCCGAGGACAGCCTCGGCCACACCTACGTCGGCGATATGGCCTGGAGTCCAACCGGCGACCAGATCGCCGTCCACGTCCTCTGGGGCGGCAGCCGCAACGGCGACCGCCCGCGCGAAGCGCTGTACCGTATCCACCTCGACCCGTCTTTCCGGCGCTAAGGAAACGCATATGAGAAAACGTCCCGCCTCGTTCCTGTTGGCCGTCGCGCCGGCGGCACTCCTTGCCGCCATGCCCGCAGCGGCGCAGGACGACCCCCACGTCTTCCGCGGCGCGCGGCTGCTGCCGATCGCCGGGGAGCCGATCGACGACGGCGTCCTCGTGGTCCAGGGCGGCAGGATCACCGAGGTCGGCGGACCCGACACGCGCACGCCCCGCGGCGCCGTCGAGCACGACGTCAGCGGCAAGGTGCTGATGCCCGGGCTCGTCGACACCCACTCGCACATCGGCTCGGTCTCCGGCGGCGACCGCTCCTCACCGCTGCATCCCGACGTGCGCAATCTGGACTCGATCGACATCGCCTCCGACAGCATCTGGCGCGCCCGATCCGGCGGCATCACGACGGTCAACATGATGTCGGGATCGGGCCACCTCATGTCCGGGCAGACCGTCTACGTCAAGCTCCGCGACGGCGCCCGAACGATCGAGGACTGGCTCTTCTGCGACGATCCGCTGACGGGTATCTGTGGCGGCCTCAAGATGGCGAACGGCACGAACTCCATCGGCCAGCCGCCCTTCCCCGGCACCCGCGCCAAGTCCGCGGCCCTGGTCCGCAACCTCTACCACGAGGCCGTGGAGTACCGCGAGAAGATGGCTGCAGCCGAGGCCGAGGGGGACGACGAAGGCGGCGACGGGCCAGCGAAGCGCGACCTGCGGATGGAGGCCCTGGTCGAGGTGCTCGACGGCAGGAGGATCGTCCAGCATCACACCCACCG
Protein-coding regions in this window:
- a CDS encoding amidohydrolase family protein, which encodes MRKRPASFLLAVAPAALLAAMPAAAQDDPHVFRGARLLPIAGEPIDDGVLVVQGGRITEVGGPDTRTPRGAVEHDVSGKVLMPGLVDTHSHIGSVSGGDRSSPLHPDVRNLDSIDIASDSIWRARSGGITTVNMMSGSGHLMSGQTVYVKLRDGARTIEDWLFCDDPLTGICGGLKMANGTNSIGQPPFPGTRAKSAALVRNLYHEAVEYREKMAAAEAEGDDEGGDGPAKRDLRMEALVEVLDGRRIVQHHTHRHNDIATVLRLKEEFGFRVVAQHGTEAWKVAEELAAADVPVSITWIDTPGGKEETMGWNMEMGAILEQAGVDVSFNTDDSVTDSRLLARGAAIAVRYGMSREKAIEGLTLAPARALGLEDRVGSLEVGKDADFVILSGDPLSVYTKVEQTWVEGTMIYDRANPDHRKYAVGGYKVYNMTAHEDEMMRQLLERESH